One window of Pectobacterium carotovorum genomic DNA carries:
- a CDS encoding acetyltransferase — protein sequence MFKICSSTKQDTLRIMEIWCKAVDSTHHFLAIKDRLAIEKELSSFLPTVELTLACEPTGRAIGFMYLHNGHMEALFIDPDYHGQGIGKTLMRTALSQYARLTTDVNEQNTLAVEFYEHIGFERVGRSEVDNRGRPYPLIHLQFRQN from the coding sequence ATGTTTAAAATCTGCTCATCGACAAAACAAGATACCCTGCGCATTATGGAAATATGGTGTAAAGCTGTTGATTCAACTCACCATTTTTTAGCGATAAAAGATCGTTTGGCTATAGAAAAAGAGCTTTCTTCATTCCTTCCGACAGTCGAGCTTACGCTTGCATGTGAACCCACAGGGCGAGCAATTGGTTTTATGTATTTACATAATGGACATATGGAAGCACTTTTTATAGATCCTGATTATCATGGACAAGGTATAGGCAAAACGCTGATGCGCACAGCGCTTTCACAATATGCTCGATTAACTACTGATGTAAACGAGCAGAATACGCTAGCTGTAGAGTTCTATGAACATATTGGTTTTGAACGTGTTGGACGTTCTGAGGTTGATAACCGAGGACGCCCTTACCCACTAATCCATCTTCAATTTCGACAAAATTAG
- a CDS encoding GGDEF domain-containing protein: MQTGFINNARWLDKTRAIVILGAMLLAAFLVISWTSYEVAKESLEEEIEENTLPLTSDNVYSEIQQDLLKPILISSLMAHDTFLRDWVLKDESDPQAMFRYLREIDRRFDTVFSFFISDKTKRYYDPQRILKTVSEDAPDDQWYFQYKTLSDTMPYAIDLRVDPEDRTHLDIFINHKVMDYEDNFIGITGVGIPVERVKHLIEKYEQRYNRTIYFIDKEGNITLHGESYTRPLQIQQQPGLNRIATTILTSPGGAYEYQSNGEHIFLNTRLIPEFGWYLMVEQTSHPSEKRLFATLLKNLGISTFVSLLFLFLLWLTIGGYQRRLEQMATTDKLTGLMNRQAFDYLFRRLATKNALQHKSLSILLIDIDHFKRINDQYGHNVGDFVLQGVSALLSSNTRSSDQSCRWGGEEFVILLDDCDINAAQQRAEALRHSIEIAQIPHREGTIQVTVSCGVAEYRAGETLSMLINRADIALYQAKQQGRNRVVRAQ, translated from the coding sequence TTGCAGACTGGATTCATCAATAACGCCCGCTGGCTGGATAAAACACGCGCAATCGTAATACTCGGCGCCATGCTGCTCGCCGCCTTTCTGGTGATCAGTTGGACCAGTTATGAAGTGGCGAAAGAATCACTGGAAGAAGAAATCGAAGAAAACACCCTGCCGCTGACCAGTGACAACGTCTATTCTGAAATCCAGCAGGATTTGTTAAAGCCTATACTTATTTCATCGCTGATGGCGCACGATACTTTTTTACGTGATTGGGTACTGAAAGACGAAAGCGATCCGCAGGCCATGTTCCGTTATCTGAGGGAAATCGATCGCCGTTTCGATACCGTATTTTCGTTTTTCATTTCGGATAAAACCAAACGCTACTACGATCCTCAGCGTATCCTTAAAACCGTCTCGGAAGACGCCCCAGACGACCAGTGGTATTTCCAGTACAAAACCTTATCGGACACCATGCCTTATGCCATCGATCTCCGGGTCGACCCCGAAGACCGCACGCATCTGGACATTTTCATCAACCATAAGGTCATGGATTATGAAGACAATTTTATTGGCATTACTGGCGTGGGCATTCCGGTTGAGCGCGTTAAACACCTCATTGAAAAATACGAACAGCGCTATAACAGGACCATCTATTTCATTGATAAAGAAGGCAACATTACGCTACATGGGGAAAGCTATACTCGCCCACTGCAAATTCAGCAACAGCCGGGGCTGAACCGGATCGCGACCACGATTTTGACCTCTCCCGGCGGGGCTTATGAATATCAGTCAAACGGGGAACATATTTTCCTTAACACCCGGCTCATCCCTGAATTCGGCTGGTATTTGATGGTTGAGCAAACCAGTCATCCCAGTGAAAAACGGCTATTCGCCACGCTGCTAAAAAACCTGGGAATCAGCACGTTTGTCAGCCTTCTCTTCCTATTCCTGCTGTGGTTGACCATTGGCGGCTACCAACGTCGTCTGGAGCAGATGGCAACGACCGATAAATTAACGGGCCTCATGAACCGTCAGGCATTTGATTATCTATTCCGTCGCCTCGCGACGAAAAATGCCTTACAGCATAAATCACTCTCCATTCTTCTCATTGATATTGACCACTTTAAGAGAATCAATGACCAGTATGGCCACAACGTCGGTGATTTTGTCCTGCAAGGGGTCTCTGCCCTCTTATCGAGCAATACCCGTTCTAGCGATCAATCCTGCCGTTGGGGAGGCGAGGAGTTCGTTATTCTACTCGACGACTGTGATATCAACGCTGCGCAACAGCGTGCCGAAGCGCTACGTCACAGTATTGAGATAGCCCAGATTCCCCACCGTGAAGGAACTATTCAGGTAACGGTCAGCTGCGGTGTCGCTGAATATCGAGCAGGCGAGACGCTAAGTATGCTGATAAACCGCGCCGATATCGCGCTTTATCAGGCCAAACAACAAGGGCGCAATCGAGTGGTACGCGCACAGTAG
- a CDS encoding H-NS histone family protein, which yields MSDALKVLNNIRTLRAQAREIDLATLEEMLEKLTTIVEDRREEEASAQQQNSERQAKIEALRARLLEDGIDPSELLGGASSKSVKSKREPRPAKYKYIDENGNEQKWTGQGRTPKAIKAELDNGKSLEDFAI from the coding sequence ATGAGTGACGCTCTTAAAGTACTAAATAATATTCGTACACTACGTGCTCAGGCGCGTGAAATTGATCTGGCAACACTGGAAGAAATGCTGGAGAAGCTAACAACTATTGTTGAAGATCGTCGTGAAGAAGAAGCCAGTGCACAACAGCAAAACTCTGAACGTCAGGCCAAAATCGAAGCCTTACGTGCTAGGTTATTAGAAGATGGTATTGATCCATCAGAATTACTTGGTGGAGCATCATCCAAATCTGTAAAATCCAAACGTGAACCCCGTCCTGCCAAATATAAATACATCGATGAAAACGGAAATGAGCAGAAATGGACAGGTCAAGGTCGGACGCCAAAAGCGATTAAAGCAGAGCTTGATAATGGCAAGAGCCTGGAAGATTTTGCTATCTGA
- a CDS encoding YqaE/Pmp3 family membrane protein translates to MGFWRIVLTILLPPLGVLLGKGIGGAFILNIILTLLGYFPGLVHAFWVQTKDDGI, encoded by the coding sequence ATGGGATTTTGGCGTATTGTACTGACTATTCTCCTGCCACCGTTAGGCGTGTTACTGGGGAAAGGCATTGGTGGGGCATTTATTCTGAATATTATTCTGACGCTGTTAGGCTATTTTCCTGGGTTGGTGCATGCGTTTTGGGTGCAGACGAAAGATGATGGCATTTAG
- a CDS encoding integrase arm-type DNA-binding domain-containing protein, producing the protein MSLTDTKVKNAKPSEKAVKLTDGFGLYLLIHPNGSKYWQLGYRFEGKQKVFSIGVYPAVSLADARQRRDEAKKLLASGIDPSAKKQADNKIVQEKRNNTRAFKTVAKSWFATKTTWSEDYQRSVWTRLETYLFPDIGNKDIAELDTGDLLIPIKKIEKLGYLEIAMRVKQYATAIMRYAVQQKMIRFNPAYDLEGAVQKPQTEHRPAIELEEIPTLLERIEAYKGRSRLTQLAIKLNLLIFVRSSELRFARWSEIDFKSALWIIPEQREAIEGIKHSGRGAKMRRKHYVPLCDQALAILEELKDLTYDVNGDDGFILTGCYDAMKPMSENTINKALRKMGYDTKTDLCGHGFRTLACSALIESGIWPEDVVELQMSHMEKNNVRAAYTHKAKHLEQRRLMLQWWADFLDANSNGMVRPFEFGQKG; encoded by the coding sequence ATGTCACTTACTGATACTAAAGTAAAAAATGCCAAGCCGTCAGAAAAGGCGGTGAAGCTGACTGACGGGTTTGGCCTCTACCTGCTGATACATCCCAACGGTTCCAAATACTGGCAGTTAGGCTATCGCTTTGAAGGGAAACAGAAGGTGTTTTCCATTGGTGTCTACCCTGCTGTTTCACTGGCTGATGCAAGGCAACGCCGGGATGAAGCGAAAAAGCTGTTAGCTTCTGGAATTGATCCTAGCGCTAAAAAGCAGGCTGACAACAAAATAGTTCAGGAAAAGCGTAACAATACCCGCGCTTTCAAAACTGTTGCTAAGAGCTGGTTTGCCACCAAAACCACATGGTCGGAAGATTATCAGCGTTCTGTCTGGACGCGACTCGAAACTTACCTGTTCCCTGATATTGGCAATAAAGATATTGCTGAACTGGATACAGGCGATCTGCTGATTCCTATCAAAAAGATAGAGAAGCTGGGTTATCTGGAAATTGCTATGCGGGTGAAACAGTACGCCACTGCCATCATGCGTTATGCCGTCCAGCAAAAGATGATCCGTTTCAATCCTGCCTATGACTTGGAAGGTGCGGTTCAGAAACCACAAACGGAACACCGCCCCGCTATTGAACTGGAAGAGATACCTACCCTACTGGAACGTATTGAAGCCTATAAAGGCCGTAGCAGGCTGACCCAATTGGCGATAAAACTCAATTTGCTGATTTTTGTCCGTTCCAGTGAACTCCGTTTTGCCCGTTGGTCAGAGATCGATTTCAAAAGTGCCTTATGGATTATCCCTGAACAACGTGAAGCCATTGAAGGGATCAAGCATTCAGGCCGTGGTGCAAAAATGCGCAGAAAACACTATGTTCCTCTATGCGATCAAGCACTGGCAATTTTAGAAGAACTTAAAGACCTAACTTATGACGTTAACGGTGATGACGGCTTTATCCTGACTGGCTGTTATGATGCGATGAAACCGATGAGTGAAAACACCATCAACAAAGCGCTACGCAAAATGGGCTATGACACCAAAACCGACCTGTGTGGTCATGGTTTCCGAACGCTGGCGTGTAGTGCCTTAATTGAATCGGGTATCTGGCCTGAAGATGTGGTTGAACTTCAGATGAGCCACATGGAAAAGAACAACGTTCGCGCTGCCTACACTCACAAGGCCAAGCACCTTGAGCAACGCCGCCTCATGTTGCAATGGTGGGCTGATTTTCTAGATGCTAACAGCAACGGGATGGTTAGGCCGTTTGAGTTTGGGCAGAAGGGATGA
- a CDS encoding adenylosuccinate lyase family protein yields MASNVLDSVLFRDSFGTPEMRAIFDDRELIRKYVEVEIALANAQARCGVIPEDAAAEITASCNADTLDFELLRHETEIVGYPILPLVHQISKQAGQSGGYVHWGATTQDIMDTAVVLQIRDAFALIEADIDALRSILAGLAARYRNTPMAGRTHLQQALPITFGYKAAIWLDMFDRHAERLAQMRPRVLVGEFAGAAGTLASLGDKGLAVQKALMAELGLGVPTSTWHVARDGFAEAVNLLAVITGSLGKIGYDVMLMASNEFGELYEPFVKGRGASSTMPQKRNPISSELMQACSKGVRQQAGLMLDAMVQDLERATGPWHAEWIAIPESFILSAGALHQAKFMLNGLIVDEKMMLKNLNMTNGLIVAEAVMMGLAPYIGRQEAHDIVYDACRVVNEKGGTLADVLNAMPSVASRLDPKLIDDLTNPVNYLGSAPEMVDQVLNKTERKY; encoded by the coding sequence ATGGCTTCGAATGTGCTTGATTCAGTCCTATTCCGTGATTCATTTGGTACCCCGGAAATGCGGGCGATCTTCGATGATCGGGAACTTATCCGTAAGTATGTAGAAGTAGAGATCGCACTGGCCAATGCGCAGGCGCGCTGTGGCGTAATTCCAGAAGACGCTGCAGCAGAAATTACGGCCAGCTGTAACGCCGACACGCTCGATTTTGAGTTACTGCGCCACGAAACAGAAATTGTGGGCTACCCTATCCTGCCGCTGGTACACCAAATTTCCAAACAGGCCGGTCAATCTGGCGGTTATGTACACTGGGGCGCAACAACACAGGACATTATGGATACCGCCGTGGTGCTGCAAATCCGTGATGCCTTCGCGTTAATTGAAGCGGACATCGACGCCCTGCGCTCTATTTTGGCCGGGCTGGCCGCGCGTTACCGTAATACGCCAATGGCTGGACGAACCCATTTACAACAGGCATTACCGATTACATTCGGCTACAAAGCCGCCATCTGGCTGGATATGTTCGACCGTCATGCCGAGCGCCTTGCCCAGATGCGTCCTCGCGTACTGGTAGGCGAATTCGCGGGTGCTGCGGGGACATTGGCGTCATTGGGCGACAAAGGACTGGCGGTACAAAAAGCACTGATGGCCGAGCTTGGCCTAGGCGTACCGACCTCAACCTGGCATGTTGCTCGTGATGGATTTGCCGAAGCCGTCAACCTGCTGGCAGTAATCACGGGTTCGTTGGGGAAAATTGGCTATGACGTCATGCTGATGGCCTCCAACGAATTCGGCGAACTGTATGAACCGTTTGTCAAAGGCCGCGGAGCCAGCAGCACCATGCCGCAAAAACGTAACCCTATTTCCAGCGAACTGATGCAGGCCTGTTCCAAGGGCGTTCGCCAACAGGCTGGGTTAATGCTGGATGCGATGGTGCAAGATCTGGAACGTGCCACAGGCCCATGGCACGCAGAATGGATCGCTATTCCGGAAAGTTTCATTCTTTCTGCGGGCGCACTTCATCAGGCCAAGTTCATGCTAAACGGTCTTATTGTTGATGAGAAAATGATGCTGAAAAACCTCAATATGACCAACGGCCTGATTGTGGCAGAAGCCGTTATGATGGGGCTGGCACCCTATATTGGCCGTCAGGAAGCGCATGACATCGTCTACGATGCCTGCCGTGTCGTGAATGAGAAAGGCGGCACCCTGGCCGATGTTCTTAATGCTATGCCCAGTGTCGCTAGCCGCCTCGATCCTAAGTTAATCGACGATCTCACCAACCCTGTCAACTATTTGGGGAGCGCTCCTGAAATGGTGGATCAGGTATTAAATAAAACGGAAAGAAAATATTAA
- the mtfA gene encoding DgsA anti-repressor MtfA, which translates to MIKWPWKNTQPQMQTLEHWQAAISIPLLAPLSDEELRQLVALADQFLKQKRLIPLQELVLTDIMQQRIGLLFSLPVLSLGMNALDGFHEVLIYPDPFIVEEEWQDDIGLVHTEKMVQSGQSWAQGPIVLNWQEVQDSFDLSGFNLIIHEVAHKLDIRSSGEATGVPLIPLREVTAWEQHLHSAMDALQEEIDLVGEEATSMDPYAAHDPAECFAVLSEYFFSAPELLEERFPDLYHCFQKFYQQDPLTRLKNWQSSINYHAPSIY; encoded by the coding sequence ATGATTAAATGGCCGTGGAAAAACACTCAACCTCAAATGCAGACGCTTGAACACTGGCAAGCTGCGATTTCTATCCCGCTTCTCGCGCCCTTAAGCGACGAAGAGCTCCGACAGTTGGTTGCCCTTGCCGATCAGTTTTTGAAGCAAAAACGCCTGATTCCGTTGCAGGAACTGGTATTGACAGACATCATGCAACAACGCATCGGCCTGCTGTTTTCTCTGCCAGTATTGTCATTGGGAATGAACGCATTGGATGGATTTCACGAAGTGCTGATTTATCCCGACCCGTTTATTGTAGAGGAAGAGTGGCAGGACGACATCGGGCTTGTGCATACAGAGAAAATGGTACAATCCGGGCAAAGCTGGGCTCAGGGGCCGATTGTCCTCAATTGGCAGGAAGTGCAGGATTCCTTCGACCTCTCCGGTTTCAACCTCATCATTCACGAAGTCGCGCACAAGTTGGATATTCGCAGCAGTGGAGAAGCAACGGGCGTTCCCTTGATTCCACTGCGTGAGGTTACTGCCTGGGAACAGCATCTGCACAGCGCAATGGATGCTTTGCAGGAAGAAATCGATCTGGTGGGTGAGGAGGCCACCAGCATGGATCCCTATGCCGCCCACGATCCGGCAGAGTGCTTTGCGGTGCTATCGGAATACTTCTTCAGCGCCCCTGAACTTCTCGAAGAGCGCTTCCCCGATCTGTACCATTGCTTCCAAAAATTCTACCAACAGGATCCGCTTACCCGACTAAAAAACTGGCAAAGTAGCATCAACTACCATGCGCCATCCATTTACTAA
- a CDS encoding lysozyme inhibitor LprI family protein: MKKLAIAVFALLPITQASAADCVNANTQLDMNQCAVQEYKKVDGELNRLYQDVVKRVVIEEHKALLKSAQRKWIAYRDADCEFQTFPTTGGSVHGMVYSQCLTEKTAERVEEFKTMLRCEEGDLSCPL, encoded by the coding sequence ATGAAAAAACTCGCTATTGCTGTCTTTGCTCTACTGCCCATCACTCAAGCCTCCGCCGCAGACTGTGTTAACGCCAACACGCAACTCGATATGAATCAGTGCGCGGTTCAGGAATATAAAAAAGTGGATGGCGAGCTGAATCGGCTTTATCAGGATGTCGTAAAGCGGGTCGTTATTGAAGAACACAAGGCATTACTCAAGTCAGCCCAGAGAAAATGGATCGCGTATCGTGATGCTGACTGTGAGTTTCAGACTTTCCCGACAACCGGAGGATCGGTGCATGGCATGGTGTATTCCCAGTGCCTGACAGAGAAAACCGCCGAGCGCGTAGAAGAGTTCAAAACCATGCTACGTTGTGAAGAAGGGGATTTGAGCTGTCCACTTTAA
- a CDS encoding GntR family transcriptional regulator, with the protein MKEPLYKRIARELSQNITLGQYPAGSLIPSELELCEQYQVSRHTVREALRDLTEAGLLSRRKGVGSVVVDNDEKRERNHPLASLEDLFVLAKTNLRVVKKIDEIVADVELAQIIGGKPGDRWLHIASIREDSEKKDSPICWTDSYVSPDYAKVKSLVRSDPFALISDLIEKHYGVQGEEVRQTISAVGVPAKIAKTLGVDVGYPALKIIRHYLDRSGNVFETTVSIHPADRYTCSITLKRQTGNRT; encoded by the coding sequence ATGAAAGAACCCTTGTATAAGCGTATTGCCCGTGAACTCAGCCAAAATATTACGCTAGGCCAGTATCCGGCGGGGTCGTTAATCCCCTCCGAGCTGGAGCTCTGTGAGCAGTATCAGGTCAGTCGACATACCGTCAGGGAGGCGCTGCGCGATCTAACGGAGGCGGGGTTGCTATCCCGTCGCAAGGGCGTGGGCTCGGTTGTTGTCGATAATGATGAAAAGCGCGAGCGCAACCATCCTCTGGCTAGCCTTGAGGATCTGTTCGTACTGGCAAAAACCAATCTGCGCGTCGTGAAGAAGATTGATGAAATCGTGGCGGATGTTGAACTGGCACAGATTATCGGCGGCAAGCCGGGCGATCGCTGGCTGCATATTGCCAGTATTCGTGAAGACAGCGAGAAAAAGGATTCGCCGATCTGCTGGACTGATAGCTACGTTAGCCCGGATTATGCCAAGGTCAAAAGTCTGGTGCGCAGCGATCCATTTGCTTTAATTAGCGATTTGATTGAAAAGCACTACGGCGTACAGGGGGAAGAAGTGCGCCAGACGATCTCTGCCGTGGGTGTTCCGGCCAAAATAGCGAAAACGCTGGGCGTTGATGTCGGCTATCCGGCATTAAAAATCATCCGCCATTATCTTGACCGCTCGGGAAACGTCTTTGAAACCACGGTATCGATCCATCCGGCAGACCGGTACACCTGTTCTATTACGCTGAAACGCCAAACGGGAAATCGAACGTAA